The DNA sequence ATATTTACAACCTCCGTAACATTAACTATAATATAACAAATCATGTATATAAAGTCCAACTTCTGTGGTTCACCTCAATTACCGACAATTGCTAAAAGGAAGCGATAGAAATGGCTTATGTTGTTGATTTTAATGAGGTATCTACAATTGGACTTGAAACTTCACCGGTAGCAGATGCACTTGCTGGGTTGCGTGCCAATGAAGCTCGTTACTTCATGAATAAGTATAAACATGAATTTGTAGTTACCCCAGCGAGTGAAAGTCAGGATGTGCTTGACTATGTAAACAATATTCTGAAAACTGAACGCGATATTGAATTTCATGCTAAACCACTGGAAACATCACAATTTCAAGTTGAAAACATCAAATTCACTTATGTTTTTTATGAAGATGGGCTGGGATTAAATGTTATGTATATGATAGATGATCCTAAAAAACGCGCAGTTGGTTTTAAACTTTCCGAAGGTATGGAGGTACCAGCTGAACTTGTCGATAAATTTAAGTTTGCTCGCCAAAAATCAAAATTAGCGGGAACCATTCGTGGCTCGTTCTTTGTGATTAAGGGAGAATATTAAAAAGCGATCGCCAGCGGCGAGCGCTTTTTTCTTGCCAAAATAAGGTCTCATGTTATAATAAAAATAACAAATTAGACTACCTAGTCTAAAACGAGGTGATTTTTGATGTCAATATCAAAAACGAAACAAGCAATTGTTGACGGCGCCATTTTGACATTCTCGCAAAATGGCTACAATACAACAATGGATGAAATTGCTTTGGCGGCAAAAGTTGCTAAAGGAACACTTTACTATCATTTTTCTTCTAAAGAAGAACTCTTCAATTTTATCATCAAACAAGGGATGGAAAAAATTGATGCAGATGTTCAGAGTGCAACTCAGGATGAAAGTGATTTAATTACCCGAATTCATATTTTAGCAAGGGTACAACTGGAATTAGTGTATGATAATCATGACTTCTTTCGGGTAATCATGAGTCAGCTTTGGGGAATCGAAAAGCGGCAAGAAGAGTTACGGGTACAAATGAAGAATTATATCCATCATATCAGCACTTATTTTCAGACAGCAATTGATGCTAATATCATTTCCAGTAATAATGCAGAACTGCTAGCCTATTCATTTATCGGTTTGCTAACCGGTACTGCTATCTACGAACTATCTACTGGTCGGCCAAAGCCAATCGATGATGTTGTCGATCAAATTATTAATAGCTGCCTCAATGGTATTTTGGTAAAATAATAAAACCGGCGTCTAGATGTATCTAGACGCCGGTTTCTTTTTTTTGTGAAGAGAGTAAAATAATTGACATTTTTGAAAATAGGTATAAAATATATACTGACCAGTCAGTCTATGTTTTGGAGTTGATACCTATGAGCAATAAATCAGTGATTCGGGAAGATTGGAATCGCATCAGAAAAAGTCGGTTTGTGCGGCTTGCTGTTATGGCTATTCTTATTGTACCGATTTTATATAGTTTCATGTACTTATATGCATTTTGGGATCCATATAATAATTTAGATAATATGAAAGTTGCAGTTGTGAATCTTGATAAAGGCGCTACTGTTGATGGCGAATTTAAAAATGTTGGTGATGAAATTGTCAGTGACTTAAAAAGTAATGATGCGCTTGGTTGGGAGTTTGTTGATGGAAAAACTGCTGCCGATGGATTGCTTGGCAATGCTTATTATGCAGAAATGATTATTCCGGCTAACTTTTCAGCACAAGTTATGAGTGCAACTGATGTCAATCAGGTGCAAGGAAACTTAACCTTTGTGACCAACGATAAAAAGAATTTTTTAGCAAGCCAGATTGTTGGTAAAATTGAAACTGTTTTGGAAAATCAAATAACTTCCAGTATTGTTCGAGAATATACAACAGCAACTTTTTTGAAATTATCAGATTTAGAAGCTGGCATGCAAACTGCAGCTGATGGAGCTAATCAACTAACCGATGGTTTGACTGATGCTAAAGACGGAGCAGCAACAATTGCCGCAGGCAATCAAGAACTTGCTAACCAAGTCAATGCAGTAACTTCAAATTTACAGTCAAATACACTCTATCAGATGCTGGTAAGTGGTGACATCAGCGGTCTGCAGGCAATCGCGGCTGATGCCAGCACATTGGCGACTACCGATTTAAGTGGAATAAAAAAAGTAACGACAA is a window from the Culicoidibacter larvae genome containing:
- a CDS encoding TetR/AcrR family transcriptional regulator codes for the protein MSISKTKQAIVDGAILTFSQNGYNTTMDEIALAAKVAKGTLYYHFSSKEELFNFIIKQGMEKIDADVQSATQDESDLITRIHILARVQLELVYDNHDFFRVIMSQLWGIEKRQEELRVQMKNYIHHISTYFQTAIDANIISSNNAELLAYSFIGLLTGTAIYELSTGRPKPIDDVVDQIINSCLNGILVK
- a CDS encoding phage tail protein — encoded protein: MAYVVDFNEVSTIGLETSPVADALAGLRANEARYFMNKYKHEFVVTPASESQDVLDYVNNILKTERDIEFHAKPLETSQFQVENIKFTYVFYEDGLGLNVMYMIDDPKKRAVGFKLSEGMEVPAELVDKFKFARQKSKLAGTIRGSFFVIKGEY